The Vitis vinifera cultivar Pinot Noir 40024 chromosome 1, ASM3070453v1 DNA segment atttgaaTGTTTTTGGtaagttgagaaaaaaaaaatacggaGAAATGctgttttccatattttttattttttattttttatttaataaaaaccaaaggaaaaattctttaacatttttcatttttttaagtatatttttcttttaattttctttaatattttttgtctcAATAAACTTTTACTTTATAGaatctttgtttttattagtttttattttatatttaataaaaaatttatgatattaatattatttttttaatgaatattttgatttaatagacagaaaaaatacaagttaaaaaaaactaaaaaagatttaaaaagatTTATAGGGCAtgttaaaatatcataaaatattctgccttcatttgatttttttttcttttatatattatttttcctcaTCAAAATAACTTCCATGATATTTTCAttcgattttttatttataattttaccaTAATCAtaactacttttattttttaaaaggaaaaaatgttattaaaatgaatattttgatggGTGTCGGTTGGGACGAGTGAGAAAATGATGATGACGTGGCATGGAAAAATTGAAAACGTGTTGAATGTTCATCCTTGTtccctctctctttttctctccgCCTTCGTTCAAATCTGACATTTGAGCAAGAATGGCTATAAATTCAAGGCTGAGATCATCAGATCCCCACATTCTTCGCCACAAGAAGCTCTCTCCCTTCTCACCACCTTCATTTTCTTCCgccccctctctccctctctcatcTTTCTCTCTCCCCAAACAATTCCCACAAACCCATCTCAAGGTATTTCTCATCTTCACGTACATGCCTCTTTTGGTTTCGTTTCctgtaaattttttatcttttgttcATGGGATTTTCTGGGTCTTTGATATTATGAATGAAAAGATCTGGATCTGATGGCTGGCTGTGCTTGGTAGctgggattttttatttatttttttattttaatctttccTGCATGGTGTTTGTGGGTTGATTCAGCCGGATTTGTAATTTAAATTAAGCAATCCTTTGATTCTGCTAAGAGCTCTGGATCTGTTCCATCCCAAAGGTACTTCAGACATTGGGATTTGTAGATCCGATCTCTTTCTCTGTATGCATGCAGCttgtttgaattttcttttgttgttttcaagTAAGGCCAAAATCAAGATTTAATGAATACCCATCATGTAGTTAGAGAATATTTACTTtctgagaattgtttttgaatgGAAGACACTTGATCGAGTCATTATTGTAATTAGTTTTCAAGATCTGTTAATTCTTGATGACAAAGAACACAAGCTAGCATGAATCTTCCCAGGGACCTAGACCCTGGTACTGTGCTTGTTTTCTTGAATCAGAGAAGATAAATCTGAAAATTATGTTCAAATTGTTGTGTTTCAGGGTGTTTGTAAGAAACAAAGATGGTGAAGATATGTTGCATTGGGGCTGGCTATGTGGGGGGCCCAACCATGGCTGTGATTGCCCTCAAGTGCCCGGATATCGAAGTGGCGGTTGTCGACATCTCTGTAGGCAGGATCAATGCCTGGAACAGTGATCAACTGCCTATCTATGAGCCAGGCCTTGATGAGGTGGTGAAGCAGTGTAGAGGGAAGAACCTTTTCTTCTCCACAGATGTGGAGAAGCATGTTTCTGAGGCAGACATAGTGTTTGTTTCAGTCAACACACCAACTAAAACTCAGGGGCTTGGAGCTGGCAAGGCAGCTGATCTGACTTATTGGGAGAGCGCTGCTCGAATGATTGCCGATGTATCCAAGTCTGATAAAATTGTTGTTGAGAAATCGACAGTCCCTGTGAAGACAGCTGAGGCCATAGAAAAAATTCTGACCCACAACAGCAAGGGGATCAACTTCCAGATTCTATCCAACCCAGAATTCCTTGCTGAGGGAACTGCAATTCAGGATCTGTTCAATCCAGATCGGGTCCTCATAGGAGGTAGGGAGACACCTGAGGGTCAGAAGGCAATCAAGGCACTGAGAGATGTATATGCCCATTGGGTCCCTGTGGAGCGTATTATTTGCACCAATCTTTGGTCTGCTGAGCTCTCAAAGCTCGCTGCCAATGCCTTTTTGGCACAGAGGATCTCTTCGGTTAATGCCATGTCAGCTCTCTGTGAGGCCACTGGCGCAGATGTCACTGAAGTGTCTCATGCTGTTGGTAAGGACACAAGAATTGGGCCCAAGTTCCTGAACGCCAGTGTTGGTTTCGG contains these protein-coding regions:
- the LOC100261061 gene encoding UDP-glucose 6-dehydrogenase 3 is translated as MVKICCIGAGYVGGPTMAVIALKCPDIEVAVVDISVGRINAWNSDQLPIYEPGLDEVVKQCRGKNLFFSTDVEKHVSEADIVFVSVNTPTKTQGLGAGKAADLTYWESAARMIADVSKSDKIVVEKSTVPVKTAEAIEKILTHNSKGINFQILSNPEFLAEGTAIQDLFNPDRVLIGGRETPEGQKAIKALRDVYAHWVPVERIICTNLWSAELSKLAANAFLAQRISSVNAMSALCEATGADVTEVSHAVGKDTRIGPKFLNASVGFGGSCFQKDILNLVYICECNGLPEVANYWKQVIKVNDYQKTRFVNRVVSSMFNTVSGKKIAILGFAFKKDTGDTRETPAIDVCKGLLGDKAHLSIYDPQVSGEQIQRDLAMKKFDWDHPIHLQPLSPTSVKQVSVVWDAYTATKDAHGICILTEWDEFKSLDYKKIYDNMQKPAFVFDGRNVVDAEKLREIGFIVYSIGKPLDAWLKDMPAVA